The Kiritimatiellia bacterium nucleotide sequence TTGACCGGCCGGATTCCGCCGATGTTGAAAAAGAAAGTCGTCGGCTGGCAGCGCCCTTTGCGGTCGCCTTTTTCGTACGGCGCGCCGGCCATCCAGGCGATATCGCCGTCGCCGGTGGCGTCAATGGTCACCTGGCCGAAAACCGCCTGCAATCCGCCTTTGTTGGCGACAACCACCCCCTCTATTTCGCGCCGGCGCATGATCACGTCGGAAACCATTGTGTCAAAAAGAAAACGCACGCCGGCCTCTTCGCACAATGTCTGGGCGGCATATTTGTAGGTTTCGGCGTCAAAGCAGTTCGGGATGCGGTAATACCATGAGCTTTTCAGGGATTTTTCGGCCGCCAGCCGTTGCAGTATTTCCCGGTAAACGCCGCCGTTCGTTCCGTCGGTAGGCGCAAACGGGCCAACCAGACCAACCGTCCCCGCTCCGCCCAGGCAGTTGAAACGTTCTATCAACAGCGTGTTCATGCCGGCGCGCGCGGCGGCGGCGGCGGCGCTGAATCCCGCCGGCCCGCCGCCGCAGACTACGACGTCAAAACAACCGGCCACGGGTATTTTCCGGCGGAAAGCAAGGGAGTTTTTTTTATTTTTGCGCATTATATGTTCGGCTCCTTAAATTTTTTTTCAGGATTGGAAAAATAATAAACGGTTTTCGCGATCGCGGCGCCGTAGGCGCGCAGGGAGGCCGGGGTTGCGTAGCGGTTTTTTCCCCGGACGGTCCGGTGATAGCTTATTTCCAGGACCGTTGAAAAAGCTCCGTAACGCCGGTAAAACCATGAGATGGCGTGTCCGGGCTGGGCGAGCGTCTCGTGTTCTTGAAAATGTCTGCGTTGGTAAGGACTGCATTTTGGCGCCTGCGCGGCGAGCAGCGCTGAAAATCTGTTGTATTGATGAAGATCACCGCGCGCCAGGCGCGCCGGCATTTCGCCCATGTCGTTGCCGTGCCGCAATCCCGGCGCGTGGAAGTCCATAAAGACGCTGATCCGGCGCGTCTTTGCCCAGCGGTCAATTGCGGTTTTTATGGCGCGCACCACGGGTCTTCGGGAAACGCTTTTCCAGTCCCGGTTGTAGTCAACCGGTTGGCTGTCTTTTCCGTAATGACCGCGGGCGACGTTATCGGCGTCCACCATGGGCGCCAGGTTGAATTCAAATTCTTTCCGCAGTCGCCGCGCGGCGGAGGCGTCCGAGAGCAAATAATTTACCAGGCCTTCAACGGCAAATGACCCCGGCGTTTCGCCGGCGTGCTGCCGGGCTAGAATCCATACGCCCTTTTTAACAGTCCGGATCGCGGCATCCGTTACGGCGATCCAATAAATATTACGTTTTTCCCCGCTGCGCGCAATCCTGCGGATGCGGACATGGGGCGAGGAGCGAATGCGGGCCAGGTATTTTTCCAGGTCGGAACAAACGTAGGGGAATGAAAAGGAAACATACGCCGTGTCTTCTTTAAACCGGTGCGCGAAGGAAAAAACGCCGGATGCGGGATCATAATGCGGGTTGCGGATGCGCCCGTAATGTTTTTTGTCGTATGAAAAGACCGGGCGCGCGATCGGCCAGAACTCCGGATCATCCAGGTAGCTTTTATCGTTTTTTATGTCATGGGCGTTGTCTATTTCAATCAAGACCCGCCGGTTTTTGACGCCCCGCAGACGAAAATAATACCACAGCGGCGCGGGCGAGGTTCCCTTGCGCAGCGAGCACACAAAATGGCGGTCGCCTGCCTTGCGGATGTTTTCCAGGCCGCCGCCCTCAAAGTCCGCGTCCAGCATGACCGGCGGCCGGTTTGAAGCGGTCTTTTGCCTGTTAGCTGAAAGCCTGTTTTTTTTTGTTTTCATTAAAGTTTGCACGGCACCTTTACGGGCCGGGCCGGCAGGTTTTTTTTATGAATCCGCAGGCTGAGCATGCGGACGAGCCCGCGGGCCAGATCGTCCGGTGAAAATTCGTTGCGGACAACCGGAATGCCGTACCAGAGATTGATGCCTTTGTTGGCCATCATGAGCACTTTCATTTTTCCGGGAACTTCAACTCCTTTTTGCGCCAGCGCCATGGCCACGCCATACATCGCAATATCGTCCGAGACTATCAGGCCTTGCGGCCAATTGTTCCGCCGGTCCCATTTCCGCATCAGGGCGCACATGCTGTTATAGGCCAGCTCCTGCAGGCATGTTTTCCGGTCGGCGTCCGGGGTCTGGCATATTTCCACTTTTGGGATTTTGACGCGCGCCGCGGCTGATTGTATGCCCCTCGTGTCCATGCCGTCGCAGGTAATGTTTCTCATCACGCGGAAATAGGCGAGCCTTTGCAAGCCAAGTTTTGCGAGATATTCCACGCTGCTCCGCCCGAATTCCTCATAATCCAGCGCGAGGTCAACGGCTGGGTCCAGCGGCGAGCCGAAGCGCACGGTCGGGACCCCCTTGATGACCGCGTTGAGCTTGTTCCTGGAGTCGCGGCCTACCAGCTGGATAAAGCCGGCAAAAGGATAGTTTTTCATGTCCTTTATCAGATCTTGATAACCCGGCAGGTTTTTTATGTTTCGGCCGAATTTCAACTGGTGGAAGCCGTCATATGTCCGGCATTGCCAGGCGTTCTCGTTCAGGG carries:
- a CDS encoding FAD-dependent oxidoreductase produces the protein MRKNKKNSLAFRRKIPVAGCFDVVVCGGGPAGFSAAAAAARAGMNTLLIERFNCLGGAGTVGLVGPFAPTDGTNGGVYREILQRLAAEKSLKSSWYYRIPNCFDAETYKYAAQTLCEEAGVRFLFDTMVSDVIMRRREIEGVVVANKGGLQAVFGQVTIDATGDGDIAWMAGAPYEKGDRKGRCQPTTFFFNIGGIRPVKLTARDVLNIKRAYRRALREGAIHLPRHMDNIWSWTDFIGEGSTIRAAETSINIDMTSGMDGTDPEALSKAEAEGRRQAWECLRFFRKNIPGAEKAYITQTNLLYGLRETRRIRGEYYLTKADI
- a CDS encoding M14-type cytosolic carboxypeptidase, producing MKTKKNRLSANRQKTASNRPPVMLDADFEGGGLENIRKAGDRHFVCSLRKGTSPAPLWYYFRLRGVKNRRVLIEIDNAHDIKNDKSYLDDPEFWPIARPVFSYDKKHYGRIRNPHYDPASGVFSFAHRFKEDTAYVSFSFPYVCSDLEKYLARIRSSPHVRIRRIARSGEKRNIYWIAVTDAAIRTVKKGVWILARQHAGETPGSFAVEGLVNYLLSDASAARRLRKEFEFNLAPMVDADNVARGHYGKDSQPVDYNRDWKSVSRRPVVRAIKTAIDRWAKTRRISVFMDFHAPGLRHGNDMGEMPARLARGDLHQYNRFSALLAAQAPKCSPYQRRHFQEHETLAQPGHAISWFYRRYGAFSTVLEISYHRTVRGKNRYATPASLRAYGAAIAKTVYYFSNPEKKFKEPNI
- a CDS encoding GntR family transcriptional regulator, which produces MQTELDLNVQVAEPAHVQIERALRRQIQCGKLAPYQRLPSTNELVRQLGVSRNAIQRAMSALVKDGWIERKPMRGTFVKNPLRPALIGILFNPNLADENACFQRTVLQALRRNLSALNENAWQCRTYDGFHQLKFGRNIKNLPGYQDLIKDMKNYPFAGFIQLVGRDSRNKLNAVIKGVPTVRFGSPLDPAVDLALDYEEFGRSSVEYLAKLGLQRLAYFRVMRNITCDGMDTRGIQSAAARVKIPKVEICQTPDADRKTCLQELAYNSMCALMRKWDRRNNWPQGLIVSDDIAMYGVAMALAQKGVEVPGKMKVLMMANKGINLWYGIPVVRNEFSPDDLARGLVRMLSLRIHKKNLPARPVKVPCKL